The Gossypium hirsutum isolate 1008001.06 chromosome A13, Gossypium_hirsutum_v2.1, whole genome shotgun sequence nucleotide sequence gcttcacacccctttctcacatatttttgggctaacatcgaggatattattgttggcaatccattcaagacagtagactcaactcggattatctcattatttgcgcatctcaaatcaatagtcttgcttttgtaattcacaaccgcatcaagcacggtcaaccaatccaaactgagaataacatcaaattcgtcagacggtaaaagcatcaagtccgccggaaaacaggaacctcgaattactaagggacatttcttacatactttgtcgacaagcacgtaacgacccaagggatttgacacccgaattacgaactcagtagactcaataggtaaagtcttactggatgctaaggtttcatatatataagaatgagtagaaccagggtcaatcaaagcaatcacattagtatcaaagagagtaaaagtaccggtaataacatctggcgaagaagcatcctcgcatgcgcgtatggcataagctcttgcaggagcacgagcctcaaatctggttgtagcatctctagatcctctctgaccgccactagcattgcccgtattcctagatggtctaccccgagcagtagtagcaccaggtttcccactctgatttacgttctgttcagacaatctcgggcaatctttaataaagtggtcagctgatccgcacttgtaacaggagcagtcatggaatctacaactccccgaatgccatttaccacaatactgacactccgttctgtctcgacgatcatttccaacactggcgaccgaagtgactcgtgcactcacagggggtcgatcacgatctcgtctaggaaagcccgaagtgtctcttgatcggcctaaatcatctctaaatttcttcgatgactgttgaaagggctttcccgaagatctcttacgaaactcctttgctcccatatcagctttccttttctccttactaaggtcctcggctttgcaagctcgctcgacaagtaccacaaattctcggatttctaaaatgccaacatacaactttatatcatcattcagtccatcttcgaaacgtttaaacatcacagcttctgaagaaatgcattctcgtgcgtaccggctaagcctcacaaattttcgttcatagtcggtaactgacatggaaccttgtttaagttcaagaaattccttccatttttgatccatgaatctcttactgatatactttttccgaaacttggtttggaaaaactcccaggttacttgctctctgggcacaacagaagtcaacgtattccaccaatagtaggcagaatcacgtagcaaggagatagtacactttaggcactcatcgggtgtgcaagatagctcatcgagtacccgaatagtgttgtccaaccaaaattcagcttgctcggcatcatcgctgtccgtagctttaaattcagtagccccgtgttttcagattctgtcaactgggggcttatttgaccttatttggtcagttaccggaggtattgtaggtgcgggggtggtatttgttgggaatggaggttgtggaacagccgtattagttcgaatgtattggttaaaccaatcattcatcacgctataaaaagcttgtctagcttcatcattcggattactagcaacaggttgagagtccgccggcgctgtcccttgtgcgggagcaggcgctacactctcaagatcatcagctaccactcggtcgggatcaggatccattactataaataaacacattttcaattgtcagaaatcaccacactatcaaataatcacataatggcatgtatagctagacccaaacgtattacggtagtcctagaatcgactaaaccgtagctctgataccaataaaattgtaacaccccgtacccgagaccgtttccggagtcggacacgaggggttaacagacttaattcacttatttgcacagtccattttaaatttccagacgagttggctaactgcgtcactgtcaccttaaaaatcatatctcgagttccaaaactcgaaaaccagttccgtaaatttttcctgaaactagactcatatatacatctacaaagttttttctagaatttttggtcaagtcaattagtacagtttattagttaaaatctcccctatttcagggttcaactactctgaccttcatgcattacgacttggatatctccctgtacagggcttcaatactgattccgtttgtttatatagaaactagacttgaaaatgaatctatacatatatggcatggcttctaattatctctggttaatttataatgaatttccaaagtcgaaacagggaatccagaaactgttctggccctgtttcgcgaaaacttaaatatctcttaacatacgactcatatgataGTTTCGtatcttccatatgaaagtagattcatcaaggtttgattaaataatttattcactatttaattccactcctactatttttagtgatttttcaaatttacatcactactgctgtcagcatctgcctttaaggtagactttacctatttcatagtttccatgattcaactagccctttagcatatatagcacaaaatatgatcatgattaaccattccaatggctaatcgtttccaaacatttccatacctcttaatgaacaacatacaaaacgattataatactatgctcaaagtgtatataagccattttcgcatggctatccaaatttatacaaaaccaaagggtacatgaccaacaacaaaaagggtagtcctatacatgccattttcagagttcaaccaaaagtgtaccaaaagggctttgatagtgtggacgacttcgaatttgacaatcccgagtccgatagctgacgaaccaaaatctataaaacagagattcaaagaacggagtaagcatttaatgcttagtaagttttgagcaatgaaattaggcacaaccgaagtatagcattcatataactaaacggataatttcatatacacatattctcaacaatcagtcctacttcacatttccaacccttatattcatacataagggatcaacttaaccaaaagccggaagctcattaatcgactgagcgaataatatttaaacgaaatcactactccaatgcatatacgaaatgtacctcatcgttgggattttacgagcgtattaattgaaattattacagcaagatcgctcattcccaaaccaagtaccttcggggttttgccggatatagctactcgcttaaatgccttcgggacttagcccagttttagtagctcgcacaaatgccttcgggacttagcccggaaatagtaactcgcacaaatgccttcgggacttagcccgaaaatagtaactcgcacaaataccttcgggacttagcccggaaatagtaactcgcacaaatgccttcgggacttagcccggttatcatccgagtattcatgcacatatcaataaatcatgacacatctctatttcattttcataactagaattcaaacacaagtcacttattaagcattcccattttcggctcaatagccacttacaaacagcatggtttggtttgctttatgacatgatctctatgcacatacggttacccgtcatacgtatagactaattaactcaacacataattcaagtagaatcattatatcaccgtatatttgttatcctcatacgtcatgacttaatcaaatcataaactaagtctcattactcgaaacttacctcggatgttgtcaaacgatttcgatggctattcgatcactttttccttccctttatcggatttagttcccctttgctcttgagcttaatattaacaaataaattgatttaatcattttgaacatcaaagaggaattcaaggtacttagcctttatatattaggcattagagtcatatatgtatgaaatcacgaatcaaattcaacatattagccaatattctccttagccgaattttctaagtcaagataaagccatcaatatgcttacctatggccgaacatacacatcaacctatgtactcattcatgtggtcgaatatgcatgtctatgttgaggccgattgtatacttaatacattctacaaatatggtcacttgtattgactaaataccattttgtttcaagttcaaaactcggctaatacacatatatacactagaaatcaaatactaacatttgcacttcaccttaatagctagcttagcaaaccttgatttaacatataattgttcataacacaatttaagcatactctccattccatcaattccaaaacacatacattactcaataatgttcaaacttatattcggccttagcacacaacttgctagccgattcttctccatctagcaactaatgcacatatgtgctcatttgttagactctacttcatctaacaacaaccatatttctcttctacctcctaccatggccgaatgctcaagatacctcaataccgaaacttttaacttgggttgcttaaagaacttggtgatgagttaaaatttatctaacacctcaaacatcataacacatccatatagctaacatgctaatagtatcaaggcttcaactaaaacttttgaagcctcttagtcgaatactaactctctaataaccccaaatccctctatgagatagttagaatttagactaatcatccaagggatgtatgaactttcaaagcaacattaaacatatcttaatctagtgaaccaccatagtcgattttctccaagctctttcccttcctttctttcttctattcggccaacttgaacaacatgagagcttttttttttctttttttttcttctaggtacggcacaatgggggacaaccacacacattttttttgtttctcctcctactaacactaatattttattgcccatgttctttattttattattcctaacataaagcataaacccaacatgtttatgacatgttttagccataacattttgtccaccctcatgctcatggccggccaccactaattaggggggaaaaatgacatgcaagtccacccttttgactACAtacactaatagatccttatagattaacctatcacatttcaaaaatgtcacacataagtcatattagctaaattcacatgcaattaactaaatcgaagcttaaaactttcacacattcatattcacatattttagacaataaatatcatatttaaataatttggtgactcggtttagcggtcccgaaaccgctttccgactagggtcactttagggctgtcacacttggAATCTGGATCTGCTTCGCTTATGGTTACCTAAGGACATAATTAAGCGCATAGCTAGTATTCCCTCTCCTCATCTTGATGGGGGATTGGATAGGATTATCTGGGCTCGATCTAGTTCAGGGTCCTTTTCTGTTCGAAGTGCTTACTGGGCCTTAAAAGAGAGTTCCTGGAATACTAATGATGATATTTGGAAGGTCATTTGGAAATACCAAGGCCCTCAAAGAGTTTGTCTTTTTCTATGGCTTCTAGTTAAACAGAGGCTTCTTACAAATTCAGATTAAGTCAGGAGAGGGTTTGGACAAAGTAGTGCATGTCTTATTTGTGAGCATGGCACTGAGGATATTTTGCATGTTCTCCGGGATTGTTCTATGGCTAAGGAAGCTTGAAGGCTCGTTGTTCTTGCAGAAAAGCTATccaggtttagggtttagggtttttttttattctcttcaaaTTTGGTTTTACATTAATCTTTGTTATCATGATACGTTGCAGGATAAGAAAGTTACCTGGTCGAGGTTTTTTGGGATCATTGCTTGGAGACTCTGGAAGAATAGGAATCTGTTCATCTTCTAAAACACTACTTGGACGACATATGAAATCATTAAAACCTCTCTCAATTTGGCTCAACACTTTGAACCGTTTTTAGCCGAAGCCAAATCTACTGTGATCAATTCTGGAATTCGTCATCATTTGGCAGATAATTAGGTTCGCCTTTTTTCTGATGGAGCAGTCGCTAGAGATTCAGGAAATGCCTCAGCAGGAGGTGTGATTAGAGACCGAAATGGCAATTAGATATTGGGGTTCACTCGCTATTTGGGTAGATGTTCACCTTTGGAGGCTGAAGTTTAGGGCGTTTTTGATGGAGTTCTTATTTTATTAAGCAAGGGATATACAAAATTCTGGATTCTGATTGATAGTCTCGAAGTAGTAAAGGCTTTGTCCATGGACGTTTTAGCAGATTCAAGCACTACCGTGCTTAAAAGAATTAAGAGACTTTTGCGTTCTGAAGGCTAATGGGAAATTAAGTATGTTTCCAAGGAGTGCAATTTAATTGCATATCGATTGGCAAAGATCAATTTTTCTTGGAAatcattctttcaaatttttgaagtACCTCCTAAATTGGTTAATACGTCTATTCAaggttttaatttatattttctttcatctttcaccaaaaaaaaattgtgaatttaGCTTCCCGTTACTATTTTAATAGCtagtgataaaaaagaaaaatggaatagTTTAGTGATAGAAAAAAACAGTAGTAATTTATTCGGTGTAGTTTACCAAAAACAAAATTTGACATTTATTTGCTCTCGCAAGCCGTGCAACAGTCGTTTGTTGAATGCGGTTATTACGGAAAAGCCTGAGATAATATCCATAAccgtaaaattttattttcgatTATGCCACAAAAATGGTGGCGATTTCTTTGTACAGAGGGAACCTCCACAGAGCACCGGAGGTATCTTGGCGCTGGCTAATGCCGACTCCCAAAATCTCTCTCAAAGACTTCAAATCTCTCTTGCACCGCCGCGACAGAGCTCTCTCTCGTCTCCGttcctcttcttcttctaaccctaaccctaactctGTTTTAAAGCATCAAATTCAATCTCCCGTGTCCTGTGAGCCtcctattgagccgaaattgaaAGCCAAACTGGAACCTGAACCGTCCGAGGGTTTGAAAACTGGACCACCTCTCCAGGAGGTCAAGGTGGACATAGTTGGAGGATCCGACGGTGGAGATTGTTTGGTGAAGTCGGAAGATGAGCAGACCGAGAAAGATATCAATTTGCAAGTGGATGAGAAGCTGCCTGAGGAGGCTAAAACAAATGTAGAGGTATTatgattactttttttttcttctagttgaTGTTTTTCTAgcctgaaattttaatttaagaattCGTAACCATAACTGTTGAGAATGGATGAATATTAGTTGATTTTAAAGTGCTAACAAGTCTGATTTTTTCCCGTGTTCATGTTTGTGCAAAACTTCTATTCTTGTTTGTTGAAATGTTCTTGATTTATTGTGGATTGCTAGGTAAGCGataaaataaatgatttcaatggaaaagaaaaaaggaaaagggatGTTGAGGAGAAATTACAGGTTTTGAATGCAAAAAAGCATAGTTTAGTACAAGTACTAAAGCAGGTAAACCTCAATTGTAATGCCTTTCTATTGAAGACCAGTCTTCCAATAATTGAATTCCTGAAATTAATTGGTAGCACTTGATAGATCTTGAATGCAGAGGAGGAGTTGAAGAGAAGAAATGGCACACAAGGTACAGTGAATCGTCCAGCCGTTCCACTTCAAGTGGAAACCACAAATGACTCAGGGTCAATGACGAGGCTTGTCACTCCTCGGATGGGCTTGGATGCTAATCTTGCTGGTGAAAATGATGGAGTTGAAGCTGATGATGTTTCAAACCATAACGTTCATTCTCGTCATGTGTTTCGGATGAGCAGTACATCTCCATCTTCAGAATCTCCTCTTAGAAGGCCTACCTACATTCAACATAATGTGGTAATATACTAAATttgttcttcctttttctttttccagtaACATACCAAAAAAATGAGCATCCATAGATTTTATTTTTCAACATCGTTATGTTGTATGTCAAAGTGGGTGGTCTGAGCTAGGAACCTAAAGTTTATGTGAACCTGCATTTGATCCCTTAACTTTTTGCGAATGTGCTTTTTGTTAAGATCTGACCCTAAAACTTACCTCCCATGATTTGCTCCTATTTCTGCTTGGTCATATTTAGGAAATTGCCAATTGCATACCTTATGAATCACCACAAGCTCCTTTCCTCCAATGATTTGCTGTTCTGTCAAATGCTTGACATTTACTTAGCATGGGAATTTGAAGATTAATCACCCTCATCTGGACATTGGTAGATAATAAGCCTGCTTAGAGCCTTTTTCCTTGCCTTTCAAATTAAGGAAACAGCATATGTTATGatacttctttcttttt carries:
- the LOC107893576 gene encoding uncharacterized protein is translated as MVAISLYRGNLHRAPEVSWRWLMPTPKISLKDFKSLLHRRDRALSRLRSSSSSNPNPNSVLKHQIQSPVSCEPPIEPKLKAKLEPEPSEGLKTGPPLQEVKVDIVGGSDGGDCLVKSEDEQTEKDINLQVDEKLPEEAKTNVEVSDKINDFNGKEKRKRDVEEKLQVLNAKKHSLVQVLKQILNAEEELKRRNGTQGTVNRPAVPLQVETTNDSGSMTRLVTPRMGLDANLAGENDGVEADDVSNHNVHSRHVFRMSSTSPSSESPLRRPTYIQHNVVSHPSRTSMGVTGSPSRFAPTGNQGHPGNPPTVSVSGTNFVASSPSPAASGGTSVLREAWQPSPWN